In Polynucleobacter arcticus, the following proteins share a genomic window:
- the rsmB gene encoding 16S rRNA (cytosine(967)-C(5))-methyltransferase RsmB produces the protein MTDQKIPRSLPLSEAMTISAQAIGEVMAGRSLTEVLDQLDAHERPIVQSLTFDALRKWVRSHELIKELIPKTPPPEVEHLLSVAIALFLHNGAEGKGYAVHTIVDQAVKACSEYEPTMYAKGLMNAVLRKVSLAIQAENEKPYPPDPVPMFFPPWWRANLKRNYSKAWQAMLIQQAQRAPLILRVNAQQHTRQEYQDLLQQAGITAEPIHSVAGTALDSALLLREPVPVADLPGFYSGAVSVQDAGAQLAAVLLDPKPGERVLDACAAPGGKTAHVLELAQCDMIALELDGERLGKIGGNLDRLRLQSDAVRVVRGDASKGAWWDGKLFDKILLDAPCSASGIVSRHPDIPFLRREADIQSLQTRQRAILEQSWKMLKSGGTLLYVTCSVFPEEGEDQAVWFATKHADALRLSAPGQILPDELNDGFYYALFKKNGP, from the coding sequence TTGACTGACCAAAAAATACCGCGCAGCCTTCCTTTATCTGAGGCTATGACGATTTCAGCGCAAGCAATTGGTGAGGTGATGGCCGGTAGATCTCTCACAGAGGTGTTGGATCAGTTAGATGCGCATGAGCGCCCCATTGTGCAGAGCTTGACTTTTGATGCCCTGCGAAAGTGGGTCCGATCTCATGAGCTCATTAAGGAATTGATTCCGAAGACACCACCACCAGAAGTGGAGCACTTGTTGAGTGTCGCCATTGCCTTGTTTCTGCACAATGGTGCAGAGGGTAAGGGCTATGCAGTACATACGATTGTTGATCAGGCCGTGAAAGCCTGTAGCGAATATGAGCCAACGATGTATGCCAAAGGCTTGATGAATGCTGTGCTTCGCAAGGTCAGTCTCGCGATTCAGGCCGAAAACGAAAAGCCCTATCCTCCGGACCCTGTTCCCATGTTTTTCCCGCCTTGGTGGCGAGCTAACTTAAAGCGCAATTATTCAAAGGCTTGGCAGGCGATGTTGATTCAGCAGGCCCAACGCGCACCCCTTATTTTGCGAGTGAATGCTCAACAGCACACACGCCAGGAATATCAAGACTTGCTGCAACAGGCAGGAATTACAGCGGAACCGATTCATTCGGTTGCTGGCACTGCACTAGATTCCGCTTTGCTATTACGCGAGCCAGTGCCGGTAGCGGATTTGCCAGGATTTTATAGTGGCGCAGTTTCTGTTCAAGATGCTGGCGCGCAGCTTGCTGCGGTCTTGCTTGATCCCAAGCCAGGTGAGCGCGTATTGGATGCTTGTGCAGCTCCCGGCGGAAAAACAGCCCACGTATTAGAGCTTGCCCAGTGCGACATGATTGCTTTAGAGCTTGATGGCGAACGACTTGGAAAAATTGGCGGCAACTTGGATCGTTTGCGCCTCCAGTCTGATGCTGTTCGGGTAGTGCGCGGGGACGCCTCTAAGGGCGCTTGGTGGGATGGCAAGTTGTTTGACAAAATTTTATTAGATGCGCCTTGCTCAGCTTCCGGAATTGTTTCAAGGCATCCTGATATTCCATTTTTGCGGCGCGAAGCAGATATTCAATCTTTACAGACGAGACAGCGTGCAATTTTGGAGCAGTCTTGGAAGATGCTTAAGTCAGGAGGAACCTTGTTATATGTGACTTGTTCCGTGTTTCCTGAAGAGGGCGAAGATCAGGCGGTTTGGTTTGCTACAAAGCATGCGGA